TAGAGCCGTAGATCGTGCCCACGGCGCGTGCGTTGTCGCGCAACCACTGGTTGGCGGCGGCCTGCGCGGCCGCGATCGCTGCGGCCAGATCTTCATGCTGGCCTAGAAAGGTCATCACCTGATCCATCGATCATCTCCGTGGCGCGCCGCTCAACGGCCCAGCAGCCAGAGCAGGAGCGCCTTTTGCGCATGCAGCCGGTTTTCGGCCTGTTCAAAGACCACCGACTGAGGGCCATCGATCACCTCGGCGCTGACCTCCTCGCCACGGTGCGCCGGCAGGCAGTGCATGAAGATCGTGCGCGGCTTGCCGGTGGCGGCCAGCAACTCCGCCGTGACGCGGTAGGACGCGAAGATCTGGCGGCGCTGCTCGGCCTCGTGCTCCTGACCCATCGAGGCCCAGACGTCGGTATAGACGGCATCGGCGCCGTGGACCGCTTCGCGCGGCTCCTGCGTCACGCTGATCGTCGCGCCGCTGCGCTCGGCCAGGCGCTGCGCCTGTTCGAGGATCTCACGCCGCGGCGCGTAGCCTGCCGGGGCGGCCACCGCCACATCGATGCCCAGCAGCGCGCCCATCAGCAGTAGCGAATGGGCCACATTGTTGCCATCGCCGACATAGGCCAGCTTCAACCCCTGGAGCTGCCCGAAGCGCTCCTGCAGCGTCAGAAAGTCGGCCAGCGCCTGACAGGGATGCTCCAGATCGGAGAGCGCGTTGATCACCGGCACCCGGCTCCAGGCAGCCAGTTCCGTTACCGTGCTGTGGGCAAAGGTGCGCGCCGCGATGATCTGCACCCAGCGGCTCAAGTTGCGCGCCACGTCGGCGATGCTTTCGCGCACGCCCAGTTGGATGTCCTGCGGTCCCAGAAAGATGGCGTGACCGCCGAGTTGCGTCATGCCGGCTTCAAAGGTCACGCGCGTGCGCAGCGAAG
This is a stretch of genomic DNA from Kallotenue papyrolyticum. It encodes these proteins:
- the argF gene encoding ornithine carbamoyltransferase → MTPRHYTSVLDLTREETMEVLDRAARLRHEWHADHKVLKRLRGYTLAAIFEKPSLRTRVTFEAGMTQLGGHAIFLGPQDIQLGVRESIADVARNLSRWVQIIAARTFAHSTVTELAAWSRVPVINALSDLEHPCQALADFLTLQERFGQLQGLKLAYVGDGNNVAHSLLLMGALLGIDVAVAAPAGYAPRREILEQAQRLAERSGATISVTQEPREAVHGADAVYTDVWASMGQEHEAEQRRQIFASYRVTAELLAATGKPRTIFMHCLPAHRGEEVSAEVIDGPQSVVFEQAENRLHAQKALLLWLLGR